One segment of Meriones unguiculatus strain TT.TT164.6M chromosome 3, Bangor_MerUng_6.1, whole genome shotgun sequence DNA contains the following:
- the Luzp1 gene encoding leucine zipper protein 1 isoform X1, with the protein MAEFASYKDAASSRHLRFKLQSLSRRLDELEEATKNLQKAEDELLDLQDKVIQAEGSNSSMLAEIEVLRQRVLKIEGKDEEIKRAEDLCHMMKEKLEEEENLTRELKSEIERLQKRMADLEKLEEALSRSKNECSQLCLSLNEERNLTKKISSELEMLRVKVKELESSEDRLDKTEQSLVSELEKLKSLTLSFVNERKYLSEKEKENEKLIKELTQRLEENKKMNRDHVRNASTFLERNDLRIEDGISSTLPSKESRRKGSLDYLKQVENETRDKSENEKNRNQEDNKVKDLNQEIEKLKTQIKHFESLEEELKKMRAKNNDLQDNYLTELNKNKLLASQLEEIKLQVRKQKEVGNGDIEGEDAFLLGRGRHERTKLKGHGAEASVSKHTSRELSPQHKRERFRNRELALNNENYSLSNKQASPIFTNRRAAKASNLGVGTDSGTQETKRTEDRVVPGSSQSEGKKGREQPSVLSRYPPAAQEHTKVWKGTSRPGTESGLKGKVEKTTRTFSDSTHGSVPNDTVGKTSDISSEAHYGKRGQVPGNGNQVTQCADSGCSKVIGSLSSSRRASSEGLSKGKKAANGLEADASFSNSKAPILSKYPYSSRSQENILQGFSSPNKEGVDQSVAVVMEDSSQHEALRCRVIKSSGREKPDSDDDLDIESLVTAKLVNTTITPEPEPKLQANSREKVKSRGGPRTALFENDKNAAIENESLKSTRASSNAVEFPDANGAGVKSQRPFSPREALRSRAIIKPVIIDKDVKKIMGGSGTEVVLEKQKSTSKPVTSKVTSSITIYPSDSSGPRAIPGEAPRERHTSTSNIQVGPPELTSVSNHVSSPLELSIHKHDITLQLTEAERIGDGSPKNRPETVVSRSSILIKPSDSVEKNSHAPPAETIRWKSHSASSEVGSSDTRHVTVRNTWKSKRGLKCSEDPPARIGRNMETTNAYTQRSSTDFLELEQPRSHPSEQGTRKVGNSGDAPELSSRRTQSSLTASEVLSRRNRIGDTITAASWNHSASMEEGEDGTFVISRRVHNALEHSELPGKQGLPEPERVWTEERLQPARPYAEED; encoded by the exons ATGGCAGAATTTGCTAGCTACAAGGATGCTGCCTCCAGCCGCCACCTGCGGTTTAAGTTACAGAGCCTGAGCCGTCGCCTTGATGAGCTGGAGGAAGCCACAAAAAACCTTCAGAAAGCTGAGGATGAACTTCTGGACCTCCAGGACAAGGTGATCCAGGCAGAGGGCAGCAACTCCAGCATGCTGGCTGAAATTGAGGTGCTTCGTCAGCGGGTACTGAAGATTGAAGGCAAAGATGAGGAAATCAAGAGAGCAGAGGACCTATGTCATATGATGAAGGAGAAACTTGAAGAGGAGGAAAACCTTACCCGAGAGCTAAAATCTGAGATTGAGCGGCTTCAGAAGCGAATGGCTGATTTAGAGAAGCTGGAGGAGGCCCTGAGCAGGAGCAAGAACGAGTGTTCCCAGCTGTGTCTGAGCCTGAATGAAGAGAGAAATCTGACCAAGAAAATCTCTTCTGAGTTGGAAATGCTCAGAGTCAAAGTGAAAGAACTAGAGTCTTCGGAGGACCGCTTGGATAAGACTGAGCAGAGTTTAGTGTCAGAATTAGAAAAGCTAAAATCATTAACCCTGAGCTTTGTAAATGAGAGAAAATACTTgagtgaaaaggagaaagaaaatgagaaattgaTAAAAGAGCTTACTCAAAGACTGGAGGAGAACAAGAAAATGAACCGAGATCATGTGAGAAATGCTTCCACTTTTCTGGAGAGGAATGACCTTCGGATTGAGGATGGCATCTCCTCTACACTACCATCCAAAGAATCAAGAAGGAAGGGCAGTCTGGACTACCTAAAGCAGGTTGAGAATGAAACCAGAGAcaaatcagaaaatgaaaagaaccgTAATCAAGAGGACAACAAAGTGAAAGACCTTAACCAAGAGATTGAGAAACTTAAGacacaaatcaaacattttgaatCTTTGGAAGAGGAGCTTAAGAAAATGAGGGCTAAAAACAATGACCTTCAGGATAATTATCTAACTGAACTGAATAAAAACAAACTCTTAGCTAGCCAGCTAGAAGAGATAAAGCTTCAAGTAAGGAAACAAAAAGAGGTAGGAAATGGGGACATAGAAGGGGAAGATGCTTTTCTATTGGGCAGAGGTAGGCACGAGAGGACTAAGCTCAAAGGCCATGGGGCTGAAGCATCTGTGTCCAAACACACATCCCGGGAACTGTCTCCTCAACATAAACGGGAAAGGTTCCGGAACAGGGAGCTTGCTCTCAATAATGAAAACTATTCTCTAAGCAACAAGCAAGCTTCTCCCATTTTCACAAACAGAAGGGCAGCAAAAGCTTCCAATCTGGGAGTAGGTACAGACAGTGGGactcaggagacaaagagaaCTGAAGATCGAGTTGTACCTGGGTCCTCTCAGAGCGAAGGGAAAAAGGGTAGGGAGCAGCCATCAGTGCTTAGCCGTTACCCTCCTGCTGCCCAGGAGCATACCAAAGTTTGGAAGGGAACTTCCAGGCCAGGCACTGAGAGTGGACTTAAGGGAAAAGTAGAGAAGACAACACGAACATTTAGTGACTCCACTCATGGCTCTGTTCCCAATGACACAGTAGGGAAGACTTCTGATATTTCCTCTGAGGCCCACTATGGCAAGAGAGGACAGGTGCCTGGCAATGGAAATCAAGTAACTCAGTGTGCAGATTCTGGCTGTTCTAAAGTCATCGGGTCCCTATCCTCATCTCGAAGAGCCTCCTCAGAGGGGCTTTCTAAGGGCAAAAAGGCTGCTAATGGCCTGGAGGCTGATGCTAGTTTTTCAAATTCTAAAGCTCCTATTTTATCAAAATATCCTTATAGTTCAAGAAGCCAAGAAAATATCCTTCAGGGTTTTTCATCGCCAAATAAAGAAGGAGTTGATCAGTCTGTAGCAGTTGTGATGGAAGACAGTAGTCAGCATGAAGCCCTGAGGTGTCGTGTCATCAAATCCAGTggcagagagaagccagactcAGATGATGACCTGGACATAGAATCTCTTGTCACTGCTAAGTTGGTGAACACAACTATCACTCCAGAGCCAGAGCCCAAACTACAGGCAAACTCTAGAGAAAAGGTTAAGTCCCGAGGGGGACCTAGAACTGCCCTAtttgaaaatgataaaaatgctGCAATAGAAAATGAATCTCTGAAATCTACCAGAGCTTCCTCCAATGCTGTAGAATTCCCAGATGCTAATGGTGCTGGGGTAAAAAGCCAAAGGCCCTTCAGCCCCAGAGAGGCCTTGCGGTCTAGAGCAATCATAAAACCCGTTATTATCGATAAGGATGTGAAAAAAATCATGGGTGGATCTGGAACTGAGGTTGTATTGGAGAAGCAGAAGTCCACCTCTAAACCTGTGACAAGCAAAGTGACAAGCAGCATCACCATTTATCCCTCTGACAGCAGTGGCCCTAGAGCCATCCCAGGTGAGGCCCCAAGGGAGAGACATACATCCACCAGCAATATCCAGGTGGGGCCCCCAGAACTCACATCAGTTAGCAATCATGTCAGTTCCCCTCTTGAGCTCTCTATTCATAAACATGACATCACCTTGCAGCTCACGGAAGCTGAAAGAATAGGAGATGGGTCTCCAAAGAATAGACCAGAGACAGTGGTCTCTAGGAGCAGCATTCTAATCAAGCCATCAGATTCTGTGGAGAAGAACAGCCATGCCCCCCCAGCGGAGACAATCAGGTGGAAAAGCCACAGTGCATCTTCAGAGGTAGGCTCTTCAGACACCAGACACGTCACTGTGCGGAATACCTGGAAGAGTAAACGAGGCTTGAAATGTTCAGAAGACCCCCCAGCTCGAATAGGTAGAAACATGGAAACTACCAATGCCTACACACAGAGGTCTTCCACAGACTTCTTAGAACTTGAACAGCCCAGGTCCCACCCTTCTGAACAGGGTACTCGAAAGGTAGGAAATTCAGGGGATGCTCCTGAGCTCTCCTCAAGAAGGACCCAAAGTAGCCTCACTGCATCAGAGGTACTCAGCAGGAGGAATCGGATAGGAGATACCATCACTGCTGCCTCCTGGAACCACTCAGCAAGCATG gaggaaggggaagatggCACATTTGTTATCAGCAGGCGAGTGCACAACGCCCTGGAGCATTCTGAACTGCctgggaagcaggggctgccagAGCCTGAGCGAGTCTGGACTGAGGAGCGACTACAGCCAGCCAGGCCTTATGCTGAGGAAGACTGA
- the Luzp1 gene encoding leucine zipper protein 1 isoform X2 — protein sequence MAEFASYKDAASSRHLRFKLQSLSRRLDELEEATKNLQKAEDELLDLQDKVIQAEGSNSSMLAEIEVLRQRVLKIEGKDEEIKRAEDLCHMMKEKLEEEENLTRELKSEIERLQKRMADLEKLEEALSRSKNECSQLCLSLNEERNLTKKISSELEMLRVKVKELESSEDRLDKTEQSLVSELEKLKSLTLSFVNERKYLSEKEKENEKLIKELTQRLEENKKMNRDHVRNASTFLERNDLRIEDGISSTLPSKESRRKGSLDYLKQVENETRDKSENEKNRNQEDNKVKDLNQEIEKLKTQIKHFESLEEELKKMRAKNNDLQDNYLTELNKNKLLASQLEEIKLQVRKQKEVGNGDIEGEDAFLLGRGRHERTKLKGHGAEASVSKHTSRELSPQHKRERFRNRELALNNENYSLSNKQASPIFTNRRAAKASNLGVGTDSGTQETKRTEDRVVPGSSQSEGKKGREQPSVLSRYPPAAQEHTKVWKGTSRPGTESGLKGKVEKTTRTFSDSTHGSVPNDTVGKTSDISSEAHYGKRGQVPGNGNQVTQCADSGCSKVIGSLSSSRRASSEGLSKGKKAANGLEADASFSNSKAPILSKYPYSSRSQENILQGFSSPNKEGVDQSVAVVMEDSSQHEALRCRVIKSSGREKPDSDDDLDIESLVTAKLVNTTITPEPEPKLQANSREKVKSRGGPRTALFENDKNAAIENESLKSTRASSNAVEFPDANGAGVKSQRPFSPREALRSRAIIKPVIIDKDVKKIMGGSGTEVVLEKQKSTSKPVTSKVTSSITIYPSDSSGPRAIPGEAPRERHTSTSNIQVGPPELTSVSNHVSSPLELSIHKHDITLQLTEAERIGDGSPKNRPETVVSRSSILIKPSDSVEKNSHAPPAETIRWKSHSASSEVGSSDTRHVTVRNTWKSKRGLKCSEDPPARIGRNMETTNAYTQRSSTDFLELEQPRSHPSEQGTRKVGNSGDAPELSSRRTQSSLTASEVLSRRNRIGDTITAASWNHSASMLIFCLLLIGTGGRGRWHICYQQASAQRPGAF from the exons ATGGCAGAATTTGCTAGCTACAAGGATGCTGCCTCCAGCCGCCACCTGCGGTTTAAGTTACAGAGCCTGAGCCGTCGCCTTGATGAGCTGGAGGAAGCCACAAAAAACCTTCAGAAAGCTGAGGATGAACTTCTGGACCTCCAGGACAAGGTGATCCAGGCAGAGGGCAGCAACTCCAGCATGCTGGCTGAAATTGAGGTGCTTCGTCAGCGGGTACTGAAGATTGAAGGCAAAGATGAGGAAATCAAGAGAGCAGAGGACCTATGTCATATGATGAAGGAGAAACTTGAAGAGGAGGAAAACCTTACCCGAGAGCTAAAATCTGAGATTGAGCGGCTTCAGAAGCGAATGGCTGATTTAGAGAAGCTGGAGGAGGCCCTGAGCAGGAGCAAGAACGAGTGTTCCCAGCTGTGTCTGAGCCTGAATGAAGAGAGAAATCTGACCAAGAAAATCTCTTCTGAGTTGGAAATGCTCAGAGTCAAAGTGAAAGAACTAGAGTCTTCGGAGGACCGCTTGGATAAGACTGAGCAGAGTTTAGTGTCAGAATTAGAAAAGCTAAAATCATTAACCCTGAGCTTTGTAAATGAGAGAAAATACTTgagtgaaaaggagaaagaaaatgagaaattgaTAAAAGAGCTTACTCAAAGACTGGAGGAGAACAAGAAAATGAACCGAGATCATGTGAGAAATGCTTCCACTTTTCTGGAGAGGAATGACCTTCGGATTGAGGATGGCATCTCCTCTACACTACCATCCAAAGAATCAAGAAGGAAGGGCAGTCTGGACTACCTAAAGCAGGTTGAGAATGAAACCAGAGAcaaatcagaaaatgaaaagaaccgTAATCAAGAGGACAACAAAGTGAAAGACCTTAACCAAGAGATTGAGAAACTTAAGacacaaatcaaacattttgaatCTTTGGAAGAGGAGCTTAAGAAAATGAGGGCTAAAAACAATGACCTTCAGGATAATTATCTAACTGAACTGAATAAAAACAAACTCTTAGCTAGCCAGCTAGAAGAGATAAAGCTTCAAGTAAGGAAACAAAAAGAGGTAGGAAATGGGGACATAGAAGGGGAAGATGCTTTTCTATTGGGCAGAGGTAGGCACGAGAGGACTAAGCTCAAAGGCCATGGGGCTGAAGCATCTGTGTCCAAACACACATCCCGGGAACTGTCTCCTCAACATAAACGGGAAAGGTTCCGGAACAGGGAGCTTGCTCTCAATAATGAAAACTATTCTCTAAGCAACAAGCAAGCTTCTCCCATTTTCACAAACAGAAGGGCAGCAAAAGCTTCCAATCTGGGAGTAGGTACAGACAGTGGGactcaggagacaaagagaaCTGAAGATCGAGTTGTACCTGGGTCCTCTCAGAGCGAAGGGAAAAAGGGTAGGGAGCAGCCATCAGTGCTTAGCCGTTACCCTCCTGCTGCCCAGGAGCATACCAAAGTTTGGAAGGGAACTTCCAGGCCAGGCACTGAGAGTGGACTTAAGGGAAAAGTAGAGAAGACAACACGAACATTTAGTGACTCCACTCATGGCTCTGTTCCCAATGACACAGTAGGGAAGACTTCTGATATTTCCTCTGAGGCCCACTATGGCAAGAGAGGACAGGTGCCTGGCAATGGAAATCAAGTAACTCAGTGTGCAGATTCTGGCTGTTCTAAAGTCATCGGGTCCCTATCCTCATCTCGAAGAGCCTCCTCAGAGGGGCTTTCTAAGGGCAAAAAGGCTGCTAATGGCCTGGAGGCTGATGCTAGTTTTTCAAATTCTAAAGCTCCTATTTTATCAAAATATCCTTATAGTTCAAGAAGCCAAGAAAATATCCTTCAGGGTTTTTCATCGCCAAATAAAGAAGGAGTTGATCAGTCTGTAGCAGTTGTGATGGAAGACAGTAGTCAGCATGAAGCCCTGAGGTGTCGTGTCATCAAATCCAGTggcagagagaagccagactcAGATGATGACCTGGACATAGAATCTCTTGTCACTGCTAAGTTGGTGAACACAACTATCACTCCAGAGCCAGAGCCCAAACTACAGGCAAACTCTAGAGAAAAGGTTAAGTCCCGAGGGGGACCTAGAACTGCCCTAtttgaaaatgataaaaatgctGCAATAGAAAATGAATCTCTGAAATCTACCAGAGCTTCCTCCAATGCTGTAGAATTCCCAGATGCTAATGGTGCTGGGGTAAAAAGCCAAAGGCCCTTCAGCCCCAGAGAGGCCTTGCGGTCTAGAGCAATCATAAAACCCGTTATTATCGATAAGGATGTGAAAAAAATCATGGGTGGATCTGGAACTGAGGTTGTATTGGAGAAGCAGAAGTCCACCTCTAAACCTGTGACAAGCAAAGTGACAAGCAGCATCACCATTTATCCCTCTGACAGCAGTGGCCCTAGAGCCATCCCAGGTGAGGCCCCAAGGGAGAGACATACATCCACCAGCAATATCCAGGTGGGGCCCCCAGAACTCACATCAGTTAGCAATCATGTCAGTTCCCCTCTTGAGCTCTCTATTCATAAACATGACATCACCTTGCAGCTCACGGAAGCTGAAAGAATAGGAGATGGGTCTCCAAAGAATAGACCAGAGACAGTGGTCTCTAGGAGCAGCATTCTAATCAAGCCATCAGATTCTGTGGAGAAGAACAGCCATGCCCCCCCAGCGGAGACAATCAGGTGGAAAAGCCACAGTGCATCTTCAGAGGTAGGCTCTTCAGACACCAGACACGTCACTGTGCGGAATACCTGGAAGAGTAAACGAGGCTTGAAATGTTCAGAAGACCCCCCAGCTCGAATAGGTAGAAACATGGAAACTACCAATGCCTACACACAGAGGTCTTCCACAGACTTCTTAGAACTTGAACAGCCCAGGTCCCACCCTTCTGAACAGGGTACTCGAAAGGTAGGAAATTCAGGGGATGCTCCTGAGCTCTCCTCAAGAAGGACCCAAAGTAGCCTCACTGCATCAGAGGTACTCAGCAGGAGGAATCGGATAGGAGATACCATCACTGCTGCCTCCTGGAACCACTCAGCAAGCATG CTCATTTTTTGCTTattactcattggcacaggaggaaggggaagatggCACATTTGTTATCAGCAGGCGAGTGCACAACGCCCTGGAGCATTCTGA